One Halorhodospira halophila DNA segment encodes these proteins:
- the recD gene encoding exodeoxyribonuclease V subunit alpha has translation MSERFDQQAILQWLREAEALGWLRPLDGALAEFLREQVPDAPPLLLLAAALTSHQAGRGHVCLDLDQLWERAEPVLSLPPETAETPEPVRPPGELLAAAGGRDAFERQLACPELVGSGPGSTPLVRDGPRLYLRRYWACERTIAQAVRQRVDAAAQWRAQLDPAAVRRWLDGLFGAPADGGPDWQRVACAVAAGGGFSVITGGPGTGKTTTVLRLLALLQGLHGGAPRIRLTAPTGKAAARLNASIAGAVDRLGLEALEGGAELRARIPTEVVTVHRLLGAGGGRRFRHHAGEPLAADVVVVDEASMIDVELMAALLEALPDGARLVLLGDKDQLASVEAGAILGELCARADRGGYRPETAEWLEAVSGQRIPPALIDPDGGGIDQHVVMLRHSHRFGADSGIGRLARAVNAGDQAAVEAWGYGHEGDLARVKLSDAEHDPALIDWAVDGGQTGVGHAAYLQEIQALRPDRDASAAAYADWAAQVLGTHGAFQLLAALRRGPYGVEALNERLAAALRQRGLIHGEGVWYEGRPVIVTRNDYGLGLINGDIGIALRVPRSLVQGPQAQGAEEDRQAVLRVAFRAADGSGRIRWIPPHRLESVETAFALTVHKAQGSEFRHAALLLPDRPSPVLTRELLYTGITRASQWFTLLESQPGVLKTAVRQRTVRGGGLRAMLEDFG, from the coding sequence GTGAGCGAGCGCTTCGATCAGCAGGCGATCCTCCAGTGGCTGCGCGAGGCCGAGGCGCTGGGCTGGCTGCGCCCGCTGGACGGGGCCCTGGCGGAGTTCCTGCGTGAGCAGGTGCCCGATGCGCCGCCGTTGCTGCTGCTGGCCGCGGCGCTGACCAGTCATCAGGCCGGCCGTGGCCATGTCTGCCTGGATCTCGATCAACTCTGGGAGCGGGCCGAGCCGGTCCTGAGCCTGCCGCCGGAGACCGCCGAAACCCCCGAGCCGGTGAGGCCTCCCGGGGAGCTCCTGGCCGCCGCCGGCGGTCGGGATGCCTTTGAGCGGCAGCTGGCGTGCCCGGAATTGGTGGGCAGCGGCCCCGGGTCCACACCGCTGGTGCGCGACGGACCGAGGCTCTACCTGCGCCGCTACTGGGCCTGCGAGCGCACCATCGCCCAGGCGGTGCGCCAGCGCGTCGATGCAGCGGCGCAGTGGCGCGCGCAGCTCGACCCGGCCGCGGTCCGGCGCTGGCTGGATGGGTTGTTCGGCGCGCCGGCGGACGGTGGCCCGGATTGGCAGCGGGTCGCCTGTGCGGTGGCCGCCGGGGGCGGTTTCAGTGTGATCACCGGCGGACCGGGGACCGGCAAGACCACGACGGTGTTGCGCCTGCTGGCGTTGCTGCAGGGGCTCCACGGCGGGGCCCCGCGCATCCGTCTGACGGCGCCCACCGGCAAGGCGGCGGCGCGGCTGAACGCGAGCATCGCCGGGGCGGTGGATCGGCTGGGATTGGAGGCGCTGGAGGGCGGCGCCGAGCTGCGCGCACGGATCCCCACCGAGGTGGTGACGGTCCACCGGCTGCTGGGCGCAGGCGGCGGGCGGCGCTTCCGCCACCACGCCGGGGAGCCCCTGGCCGCCGATGTGGTGGTCGTGGATGAGGCATCGATGATCGATGTGGAGCTGATGGCGGCGCTGCTGGAGGCCCTGCCGGATGGGGCCCGGCTGGTGCTGCTCGGCGACAAGGATCAGTTGGCCTCGGTGGAGGCCGGCGCCATCCTAGGCGAGCTCTGCGCCCGGGCGGATCGGGGCGGTTATCGGCCCGAGACCGCCGAGTGGCTGGAGGCGGTCAGCGGTCAGCGCATCCCGCCGGCGCTGATCGATCCCGACGGCGGGGGGATCGACCAACACGTCGTCATGCTGCGGCACAGTCACCGTTTCGGTGCCGACAGCGGCATCGGCCGCCTGGCTCGGGCGGTGAATGCCGGTGACCAGGCGGCGGTCGAGGCCTGGGGCTATGGGCACGAGGGCGACCTGGCGCGGGTGAAGCTCAGCGACGCCGAGCACGATCCGGCGCTGATCGACTGGGCGGTGGACGGCGGGCAGACCGGGGTCGGGCATGCGGCCTATCTGCAGGAGATCCAGGCGCTGCGGCCGGACCGGGATGCGTCCGCCGCGGCCTACGCCGACTGGGCCGCGCAGGTGCTGGGGACGCACGGGGCGTTCCAGTTGCTGGCGGCACTGCGGCGCGGACCGTACGGGGTCGAGGCCCTGAATGAGCGCCTGGCGGCAGCGCTGCGCCAGCGCGGTCTGATCCACGGGGAGGGGGTCTGGTACGAGGGGCGGCCGGTGATCGTCACCCGCAACGACTATGGCCTGGGGCTGATCAACGGGGATATCGGCATCGCCCTTCGGGTCCCGCGTTCGCTGGTGCAGGGGCCCCAGGCGCAGGGCGCCGAAGAGGACCGGCAGGCGGTGCTGCGGGTTGCCTTCCGCGCCGCCGATGGCAGCGGGCGGATCCGCTGGATCCCGCCCCATCGGCTGGAGTCGGTGGAGACGGCTTTCGCCCTGACGGTACACAAGGCCCAGGGCTCGGAGTTTCGCCACGCGGCGCTGTTGCTGCCGGATCGGCCCAGCCCGGTGCTCACCCGGGAGCTCCTCTACACCGGCATCACCCGGGCCAGTCAGTGGTTCACGTTGCTGGAGTCGCAGCCGGGCGTCCTGAAGACGGCGGTGCGCCAGCGTACGGTGCGTGGCGGTGGCCTGCGGGCCATGCTCGAGGACTTCGGCTAG
- the thiC gene encoding phosphomethylpyrimidine synthase ThiC, whose translation MDSATTRPPTPDQTRDTSNCPLSQAVRERACAAAGPFPASHRVYLQGSREDLRVAMREIVQSPTQTIDGPRENPPLRVYDTGGPYTDAEAKLDPARGIHPVRAPWIAERGTRTPTQLDHARAGVITPEMEYVALREGLSAEFVRDEIARGRAVIPANHRHPEAEPMAIGRHFKVKVNANIGNSPLSSGIPEELEKLIHAVRWGADTVMDLSTGEAIHETRAWLLRNSPVPIGTVPIYQALEKAGRPEDLTWEVFRDTLIEQAEQGVDYFTIHAGVRYNHVDLARGRLTGIVSRGGSVMAKWCSHHQAESFLYERFDEICEILARYDITISLGDGLRPGSVADASDEAQLAELRTLGALTERAWAHGVQVIIEGPGHIPMNQIEENMRLQSETCLQAPFYTLGPIVTDIAPGYDHITSAIGAAQIGWHGTAMLCYVTPKEHLGLPNADDVRTGIVTYKAAAHAADVARGHPGARDRDDALSRARYEFRWEDQFNLSLDPERARAYHDETLPKASHKEAAFCSMCGPRHCAMAISQEL comes from the coding sequence ATGGATTCCGCAACCACCCGTCCGCCGACCCCGGATCAGACCCGCGACACCAGCAACTGTCCGCTCAGCCAAGCCGTCCGCGAGCGTGCCTGTGCAGCCGCCGGCCCGTTCCCGGCTTCGCACCGGGTCTACCTGCAGGGAAGCCGGGAGGATCTCCGGGTGGCCATGCGCGAGATCGTCCAGAGCCCGACCCAGACCATCGACGGGCCGCGCGAGAACCCGCCCCTGCGCGTCTACGACACCGGCGGCCCCTACACGGATGCCGAGGCCAAGCTCGACCCCGCCCGGGGCATCCACCCCGTCCGCGCTCCCTGGATCGCCGAGCGCGGCACCAGGACCCCCACCCAGCTCGACCACGCGCGTGCCGGCGTCATCACCCCGGAGATGGAGTACGTCGCCCTGCGCGAGGGCCTGTCGGCGGAGTTCGTGCGCGACGAGATCGCCCGCGGCCGGGCCGTGATCCCGGCCAATCATCGCCACCCCGAGGCGGAGCCGATGGCCATCGGCCGCCATTTCAAGGTCAAGGTCAACGCCAACATCGGCAACTCGCCGCTGAGTTCCGGCATCCCGGAAGAGCTCGAGAAGCTCATCCACGCCGTGCGCTGGGGCGCCGACACCGTCATGGACCTGTCCACCGGCGAGGCTATCCACGAGACCCGCGCCTGGCTGCTGCGCAACTCGCCGGTGCCGATCGGCACCGTGCCGATCTACCAAGCGCTGGAGAAGGCCGGACGCCCGGAAGACCTCACTTGGGAGGTGTTCCGCGACACCCTCATCGAACAGGCCGAACAAGGGGTGGACTACTTCACCATCCATGCGGGCGTACGCTACAACCACGTCGACCTGGCCCGCGGCCGTCTGACCGGGATCGTCTCCCGCGGAGGATCGGTCATGGCCAAGTGGTGCAGCCACCACCAGGCCGAGAGCTTCCTCTACGAGCGCTTCGACGAGATCTGCGAAATCCTGGCCCGCTACGACATCACCATCTCCCTCGGTGACGGCCTGCGGCCGGGCTCCGTGGCCGATGCCTCGGACGAGGCACAGCTGGCCGAGCTGCGGACCCTGGGTGCGCTCACTGAACGCGCTTGGGCCCACGGCGTGCAGGTCATCATCGAGGGACCGGGGCACATCCCGATGAACCAGATCGAGGAGAACATGCGCCTGCAGAGCGAGACCTGCCTTCAGGCCCCGTTCTACACCCTCGGCCCCATCGTCACCGACATCGCGCCGGGGTACGACCACATCACCTCGGCCATTGGTGCAGCACAGATCGGCTGGCACGGCACGGCGATGCTCTGCTACGTCACCCCGAAGGAGCACCTGGGGCTGCCCAACGCCGATGACGTGCGCACCGGCATCGTCACCTACAAGGCGGCCGCCCACGCGGCGGATGTGGCGCGCGGCCACCCGGGGGCACGCGATCGGGACGATGCGCTCTCCCGCGCCCGCTACGAGTTCCGCTGGGAGGACCAGTTCAACCTCTCTCTGGACCCGGAGCGGGCCCGTGCCTATCACGACGAGACGCTGCCGAAGGCCTCCCACAAAGAGGCGGCCTTCTGCTCGATGTGCGGGCCCCGCCACTGCGCCATGGCGATCAGCCAGGAGCTGTGA
- the recB gene encoding exodeoxyribonuclease V subunit beta: MGTAEDASALEPLRFPLQGSRLIEASAGTGKTYTIAALYLRLVLNHGGEAAFGRSLTPPQILVVTFTEAATRELRERIRSRLAEAAAVFRDPEQAAEVDPFLDGLLQAYPQHSERAQAARVLELAAEWMDEAAVATIHAWCYRMLREHAFDSGSLFTQDLETDPGDLLAESVRDYWRTFVYPLDPAAFQLFRHAVGAADPEALQRALSRLIGADEELVDDADGCLLEPHGLAERLSAWHEALEAIKAPWREEREAVEAEFLDLHRRVLNGNKYKNPHRLLERMAAWADDPAQPVPLNDQGKPDPGLLERMSAAGLADPSRHKKGQSLPASLHRAFQALDRHAELDAPGVAILRAAAFWITRRFQAEQRCRAQLGFQDLLTRLRDALRGPGGARLAQTIRSQFPVALIDEFQDTDPVQYELFETVYRITDNDPGLGLFLIGDPKQAIYGFRGADIHSYLRARAATAGRHYTLPRNFRSSEALVGAVNQLFARAEESWPAGAFAFRGGPGGGLPFHPVQAQGRAECFEEAGAEHPALNLWCHDPGVSVAKNAYLPVYAEACAARMVALLNGGAARPAVTGFRHPDGRLEPVRPRDMAVLVRDRHEARAIQEALAARDVRSVYLSDNDSVLATAEADDLVRWLRACAEPTEEGLVRAALATPTLGLALSELDRLVTDELAWERRIEQFGGYRRLWRSRGVLAMLHRLLHDFAVPQRLLATGGGERSLTNLLHLAELLQQWAREHDGEQALIRHLVELRQQGSDRAEDQILRLESDEDLVKVVTIHKSKGLQYPLVFLPFACTFRAVSAGDAPRRVPDRDGRLRWRFELDAEDVEVAEAERLAEDLRLFYVALTRAQHACWVGMAPITVRNTKRSLLERSAAGYLLAGPDGVEPGGLEAVLKQAAAVDPGITVSEPLLDAPNRFVGDPALPPLGEPCRPRRRAADAWWIASYSALVRHDTGGSAHSAPASAAEDVLREESGQAPAQEAGGTAGSWHGFPRGPDAGTFLHNLLEWVATQLGLAVAGSQPEGLDAEVERRCRFRGWEDHTATVQGWLRALLAAELSLPGAQTPLALGRLQTYQAELEFLIETQPLRAERLDERVCQHLLPGRARPPVAPARLNGMLKGFIDLVCCHEGRYYVADYKSNWLGGGDGHYAPEHLEAEVLERRYDLQLVIYTLALHRLLRARLPDYDYDRHVGGGFYFFLRGVQAPGQGVFQARPPRALIEELDGWLRDGPDGQQEQVP, encoded by the coding sequence ATGGGCACGGCTGAGGACGCCAGCGCGCTCGAGCCGCTGCGCTTCCCGCTGCAAGGGTCGCGGCTGATCGAGGCCAGCGCCGGTACGGGCAAGACCTACACCATCGCCGCGCTCTACCTGCGCCTGGTCCTCAACCACGGGGGTGAGGCCGCGTTCGGGCGATCGCTGACCCCGCCGCAGATCCTCGTGGTGACCTTCACCGAGGCGGCCACCCGCGAGCTGCGCGAGCGCATACGCAGCCGCCTGGCGGAGGCGGCCGCGGTCTTCCGGGATCCGGAGCAGGCCGCGGAGGTGGATCCGTTTCTCGATGGGCTGCTGCAGGCGTATCCGCAGCACTCGGAACGGGCCCAGGCCGCCCGGGTGCTGGAGCTGGCCGCCGAGTGGATGGACGAGGCGGCCGTGGCCACGATCCACGCCTGGTGCTATCGGATGCTGCGCGAGCACGCCTTCGACAGCGGCAGTCTTTTCACCCAGGATCTGGAGACCGACCCCGGCGATCTGCTCGCCGAATCGGTCCGCGATTACTGGCGGACCTTCGTCTATCCCCTCGATCCGGCGGCCTTCCAGCTCTTCCGGCACGCGGTGGGGGCGGCGGACCCGGAGGCCCTGCAGCGGGCGCTGTCGCGCCTGATCGGCGCCGATGAGGAGCTCGTCGACGACGCGGACGGCTGCCTGCTCGAGCCCCACGGCCTGGCCGAGCGCCTGAGCGCCTGGCACGAGGCGCTGGAGGCGATCAAGGCGCCCTGGCGCGAGGAGCGCGAGGCGGTGGAGGCCGAGTTCCTCGATCTGCACCGCCGGGTGCTCAACGGCAATAAGTACAAGAACCCGCACCGGTTGCTTGAGCGCATGGCGGCCTGGGCGGACGATCCGGCCCAACCGGTGCCTTTGAATGATCAGGGCAAGCCCGACCCGGGTCTGCTCGAGCGCATGAGCGCCGCCGGCCTGGCGGACCCGTCGCGACACAAGAAGGGCCAGAGCCTGCCGGCGTCGCTCCATCGCGCCTTCCAGGCACTGGACCGCCACGCGGAACTGGATGCACCCGGGGTGGCGATCCTGCGCGCCGCCGCCTTTTGGATCACCCGGCGTTTCCAGGCCGAGCAGCGCTGCCGGGCGCAGCTCGGTTTCCAGGATCTGCTCACGCGGCTGCGCGATGCCCTGCGCGGCCCCGGCGGCGCCCGTCTGGCGCAGACCATCCGCAGCCAGTTCCCGGTGGCGCTCATCGACGAGTTCCAGGACACCGACCCGGTCCAGTACGAGCTCTTCGAGACGGTTTACCGGATCACGGACAACGACCCGGGGCTGGGGCTGTTCCTCATCGGGGATCCCAAGCAGGCGATCTACGGCTTCCGCGGGGCGGACATCCACAGCTACCTGCGCGCCCGGGCGGCCACTGCGGGGCGGCACTACACGCTGCCGCGCAACTTCCGCTCCAGCGAGGCGCTGGTCGGCGCGGTCAACCAGCTCTTCGCCCGGGCCGAGGAGAGCTGGCCGGCGGGCGCCTTCGCCTTCCGGGGCGGCCCCGGGGGCGGGTTGCCCTTCCACCCGGTGCAGGCCCAGGGGCGCGCCGAGTGCTTCGAGGAGGCGGGGGCGGAGCACCCGGCGCTGAACCTCTGGTGCCACGACCCCGGCGTGTCGGTGGCGAAAAACGCCTACCTCCCGGTCTACGCCGAGGCGTGTGCCGCGCGCATGGTGGCGTTGCTCAACGGCGGTGCGGCGCGGCCGGCCGTCACCGGGTTCCGCCACCCGGATGGTCGCCTGGAGCCGGTGCGCCCGCGGGATATGGCGGTGCTGGTGCGTGATCGCCACGAGGCGCGCGCCATCCAGGAGGCGTTGGCCGCCCGCGATGTGCGCAGTGTCTACCTCTCTGATAACGACTCGGTGCTGGCCACCGCCGAGGCCGACGATCTGGTGCGCTGGCTGCGCGCCTGTGCCGAGCCGACGGAGGAGGGCCTCGTACGGGCGGCCCTGGCCACGCCCACCCTGGGGCTGGCGCTGAGCGAGCTCGACCGGCTGGTCACCGATGAGCTGGCCTGGGAGCGGCGCATCGAGCAGTTCGGCGGGTATCGCCGACTCTGGCGCAGCCGGGGGGTGCTGGCGATGCTCCACCGCCTCCTGCACGACTTCGCCGTGCCGCAGCGGCTCTTGGCCACCGGTGGCGGCGAGCGCTCGCTGACCAATCTGCTCCACCTCGCCGAGCTGCTGCAGCAGTGGGCGCGGGAGCACGACGGTGAGCAGGCGCTGATCCGCCATCTGGTGGAGCTGCGCCAGCAGGGGAGCGACCGGGCCGAGGACCAGATCCTGCGCCTGGAAAGCGACGAGGATCTGGTCAAGGTGGTGACCATCCACAAGTCCAAGGGGCTGCAGTATCCGCTGGTCTTCCTGCCTTTTGCCTGCACCTTCCGCGCGGTCAGCGCCGGGGACGCGCCCCGCCGGGTGCCGGATCGGGATGGGCGGCTGCGCTGGCGTTTCGAGCTCGATGCGGAGGACGTCGAGGTGGCCGAGGCCGAGCGCCTGGCCGAGGACCTGCGGCTATTCTACGTCGCCCTGACCCGCGCCCAGCACGCCTGCTGGGTCGGCATGGCGCCGATCACGGTGCGCAACACCAAGCGCAGCCTGCTCGAGCGCAGCGCGGCGGGCTATCTGCTCGCTGGACCGGATGGGGTGGAACCCGGGGGCCTTGAGGCCGTGCTAAAGCAGGCCGCGGCCGTCGATCCGGGAATCACCGTCAGCGAGCCGCTGCTCGATGCCCCGAATCGTTTCGTCGGGGATCCGGCGCTGCCGCCGCTCGGCGAGCCGTGTCGGCCCCGGCGGCGGGCCGCGGATGCCTGGTGGATCGCCAGCTACAGCGCCCTGGTTCGCCACGATACCGGTGGGAGCGCCCACTCGGCGCCGGCGAGCGCGGCCGAGGACGTGCTGCGCGAGGAGTCGGGGCAGGCGCCGGCCCAGGAGGCCGGGGGGACGGCCGGCTCTTGGCACGGCTTCCCGCGCGGTCCGGATGCCGGCACCTTCCTGCACAACCTTCTGGAGTGGGTGGCGACGCAGTTGGGCCTGGCCGTGGCCGGGTCGCAGCCCGAGGGGCTGGATGCCGAGGTGGAGCGGCGCTGCCGCTTTCGCGGTTGGGAGGATCACACGGCCACGGTGCAGGGCTGGCTGCGCGCGCTGCTCGCTGCCGAGCTCTCCTTGCCCGGTGCGCAGACGCCCCTCGCGCTGGGACGGCTGCAGACCTATCAGGCGGAACTGGAGTTCCTGATCGAGACCCAGCCGCTGCGCGCCGAGCGGCTTGATGAAAGGGTGTGCCAGCATCTGCTGCCGGGCCGGGCCCGCCCACCGGTGGCCCCGGCGCGGCTCAACGGCATGCTCAAGGGCTTCATCGACCTGGTCTGCTGCCATGAGGGGCGCTACTACGTGGCTGACTACAAGTCCAACTGGCTTGGCGGTGGCGATGGACACTACGCCCCGGAGCATCTGGAGGCCGAGGTGCTGGAGCGCCGCTACGACCTGCAGCTGGTGATCTACACCCTGGCGCTGCACCGGCTCCTGCGTGCCCGGCTGCCGGATTACGACTACGACCGCCACGTTGGTGGTGGCTTCTATTTCTTTCTGCGCGGTGTACAGGCGCCGGGGCAGGGCGTGTTCCAAGCCCGTCCGCCGCGGGCCCTGATCGAGGAGCTCGATGGGTGGCTGCGCGACGGGCCGGATGGACAGCAGGAGCAGGTGCCGTGA
- the recC gene encoding exodeoxyribonuclease V subunit gamma yields the protein MAAEEPIEPGFLTIHGNRLEDLRQVAVEWVQRHPLAPLEDEVFLVQSNGMAQWLRLALARHPEAEQGGCGIAAAVSMQLPARFLWSVYRAVLGPEGAPRESPFGKDPLLWRLARLLPALGDQPGFEPLRGFLADDPDGRKRYQLAARIADLFDQYQVYRADWLADWSRGEDVCRDARGQARDLAETQRWQASLWRAVCAELAEVAGEAGQATVHQLYRERIASLDTAPAGLPRRVIVFGISSLPRQTLEALQELSRFAQVLVFVHNPCAFYWADIIADKDLLRAGPGRRPRKAGMPEVLEAEELHNHAHPLLAAWGKQGRDYIGLLDAHEDPQAHPHRALAQAGERIDLFSNPETGSLLGQLQDDILQLRPLAETREVWPAVGCEDASLQFHLAHSAQREVEVLHDRLLAAFSEDASLRPRDVIVMVPDIDAYAPHIEAVFGRFDAGDARHIPYTVADQGERGLDPLLIAVEQLLSLPESRCGLSDLLDLLEAPALRRRFGITEADLATLHGWAEEAGVRWGLNPDQRAGLQLPEGLEQNTWRFGLRRMLLGYAVGAGEAWSGVEPYAQVGGLDAALVGRLERLVGALEATWGELRAEATPQQWGERLQRLLETYFEPSGEAESLTLERLRDALEKWQRDCESGAFAEPLPLNVVREHWLQALEDTRLSQRFLVGAVNFCTLMPMRAIPFRHVCLLGMNDGDYPRSPTPLDFDLMADDYRPGDRSRREDDRYLFLEALLSARDRLYISWIGRSVRDNEPRPPSVLVGQLRDHLAAGWRLADDGHGGGLLEALTVEHPLQPFSRQNFQTDPSARHYTYAREWWAAHQGDESESEPLVTTLPERPVEEPPAPVTPETLGALLKQPVKTFFNRRLGVHFDDDPLASEDQEPFGLDGLTRWQMREALFLAGREAAGDPEMRRERLAAEAQRLQRTGALPLGPAGTVWAETLQLEADEQLERYHRHLATFAQELEPLQRLTHRHGDWQLEGGVDGIRSDGQRRVRLTHHLSRLAVNRREVRWRFDLLAAPWVTHLMANAAGEPLTTVIVGHDLDVALAPLEPGQAGEHLSQLLAGWAQAQRRPLPVPCQATCAWLTAQDEERGDPAAAAERVYAGDTYIRAAADAHDLRAFPRAVDWLEDEGFPIWREALYAPLWRAVQAYTEDGDGHG from the coding sequence TTGGCGGCCGAGGAGCCCATCGAACCTGGTTTTCTGACCATCCATGGCAATCGCCTGGAGGACCTGCGGCAGGTGGCCGTGGAGTGGGTGCAGCGCCACCCGCTGGCACCACTCGAGGACGAGGTCTTCCTGGTCCAGAGCAATGGCATGGCGCAGTGGCTGCGCCTGGCCCTGGCGCGACACCCGGAGGCGGAGCAGGGCGGCTGTGGGATCGCCGCGGCGGTCTCCATGCAGTTGCCGGCGCGCTTTCTCTGGTCGGTCTACCGCGCGGTCCTCGGCCCGGAGGGCGCCCCGCGCGAGTCGCCCTTCGGCAAGGATCCGCTCCTTTGGCGGCTGGCCCGCCTGCTCCCCGCACTCGGTGATCAGCCTGGGTTCGAACCGCTGCGCGGCTTCCTGGCCGACGACCCGGATGGGCGCAAGCGCTACCAGCTCGCGGCACGCATCGCGGATCTCTTCGATCAGTACCAGGTCTACCGTGCGGACTGGTTGGCAGACTGGTCGCGGGGCGAGGACGTCTGCCGCGATGCGCGCGGTCAGGCGCGCGATCTGGCCGAGACGCAGCGCTGGCAGGCCTCGCTCTGGCGCGCCGTGTGCGCGGAATTGGCCGAGGTGGCGGGTGAGGCGGGCCAGGCCACGGTCCATCAGCTCTACCGGGAGCGCATCGCAAGCCTGGACACCGCGCCGGCCGGTCTGCCGCGGCGGGTGATCGTCTTCGGCATCTCGTCGCTGCCGCGCCAGACCCTGGAGGCGCTGCAGGAGCTCTCGCGTTTCGCCCAGGTGCTCGTTTTCGTCCACAACCCCTGCGCCTTCTACTGGGCGGATATCATCGCCGATAAGGATCTGCTGCGTGCCGGCCCCGGGCGGCGGCCGCGCAAGGCCGGCATGCCCGAGGTGCTGGAGGCGGAGGAGCTGCACAACCACGCCCACCCCCTGCTCGCCGCCTGGGGCAAGCAGGGCCGCGACTACATCGGTCTGCTGGACGCCCACGAAGACCCCCAGGCCCATCCCCACCGGGCCCTGGCCCAGGCGGGCGAGCGCATCGATCTCTTCAGTAACCCGGAGACCGGATCGCTGCTCGGCCAGCTCCAGGACGATATCCTCCAGCTGCGGCCGCTGGCCGAGACCCGGGAGGTCTGGCCGGCGGTCGGGTGCGAGGATGCGTCGCTGCAGTTCCATCTCGCCCACAGCGCCCAGCGTGAGGTCGAGGTCCTCCATGATCGGCTGCTCGCCGCATTCTCGGAGGATGCGTCGCTGCGCCCACGCGATGTGATCGTGATGGTGCCGGATATCGACGCCTACGCCCCGCACATCGAGGCCGTCTTCGGCCGTTTCGATGCCGGCGATGCGCGCCATATCCCCTACACGGTGGCCGACCAGGGCGAGCGCGGGCTGGATCCGCTGCTCATCGCCGTGGAGCAGCTTCTGAGCCTGCCCGAGTCGCGCTGCGGGCTGAGTGACCTGCTCGATCTGCTGGAGGCGCCGGCGCTGCGCCGGCGCTTCGGGATCACCGAGGCGGATCTGGCCACCCTGCACGGCTGGGCGGAGGAGGCCGGGGTCCGCTGGGGGCTCAACCCCGATCAGCGCGCCGGGCTGCAGTTGCCCGAGGGGTTAGAGCAGAACACCTGGCGCTTTGGCCTGCGCCGTATGCTGCTCGGCTACGCCGTCGGCGCCGGCGAGGCGTGGTCTGGGGTCGAACCGTATGCGCAGGTGGGCGGGCTGGACGCCGCCCTCGTCGGGCGTCTCGAGCGGCTGGTCGGCGCCCTGGAGGCCACCTGGGGCGAGCTGCGCGCGGAGGCCACCCCACAGCAGTGGGGCGAGCGGCTGCAGCGGCTATTGGAGACCTACTTCGAGCCCTCCGGCGAGGCGGAGTCGTTGACCCTGGAGCGGCTGCGCGATGCCCTGGAGAAGTGGCAGCGGGACTGCGAGAGCGGGGCGTTCGCCGAGCCGCTGCCGCTGAACGTGGTGCGCGAGCACTGGCTGCAGGCGCTGGAGGATACGCGACTGAGCCAGCGCTTCCTGGTCGGGGCGGTGAATTTCTGCACCCTGATGCCCATGCGCGCGATCCCCTTCCGCCACGTCTGCCTGCTGGGGATGAACGATGGCGACTACCCGCGCAGCCCCACGCCCCTGGATTTCGATCTGATGGCCGACGATTACCGGCCCGGCGACCGCTCGCGCCGCGAGGACGATCGCTACCTCTTCCTCGAGGCGCTGCTCTCGGCCCGGGATCGGCTCTACATCAGCTGGATCGGGCGCAGCGTGCGCGATAACGAGCCGCGTCCGCCCTCGGTGCTGGTCGGTCAGCTGCGCGATCACCTGGCCGCCGGCTGGCGCCTGGCCGACGATGGGCACGGCGGCGGTCTGCTCGAGGCGTTGACCGTCGAGCACCCGCTGCAGCCGTTCAGCCGCCAGAATTTCCAGACCGACCCCTCGGCGCGCCACTACACCTACGCCCGCGAGTGGTGGGCGGCCCACCAGGGCGATGAGAGCGAGTCCGAACCTCTGGTCACGACGCTGCCCGAGCGGCCGGTGGAGGAGCCGCCGGCGCCGGTCACGCCCGAAACCCTGGGGGCGCTGCTCAAGCAGCCCGTAAAGACCTTCTTCAACCGTCGCCTGGGGGTCCATTTCGACGACGATCCGCTGGCCAGTGAGGACCAGGAGCCCTTCGGCCTCGACGGGCTGACCCGCTGGCAGATGCGCGAGGCGCTCTTTCTGGCCGGGCGAGAGGCCGCCGGCGATCCCGAGATGCGCCGCGAACGCCTGGCCGCCGAGGCGCAGCGGTTGCAGCGCACCGGCGCGCTGCCGCTGGGCCCGGCCGGCACCGTCTGGGCCGAGACGCTCCAGCTCGAGGCCGATGAGCAGCTGGAGCGCTACCACCGGCATCTGGCCACCTTCGCCCAGGAGCTGGAGCCGCTGCAGCGGCTGACGCACCGCCACGGGGATTGGCAGCTGGAGGGCGGGGTGGATGGGATCCGCAGTGACGGGCAGCGGCGTGTGCGCCTGACCCACCACCTCAGTCGCCTGGCGGTCAACCGCCGGGAGGTGCGCTGGCGCTTTGACCTGCTGGCCGCACCCTGGGTCACCCACCTGATGGCCAACGCGGCCGGCGAGCCGCTGACGACCGTGATCGTCGGACACGACCTCGACGTGGCCCTGGCGCCGCTGGAGCCGGGGCAGGCCGGCGAGCACCTGAGCCAGCTGCTTGCTGGCTGGGCGCAGGCGCAGCGCCGGCCGCTGCCGGTGCCCTGCCAGGCAACCTGCGCCTGGCTGACCGCGCAGGACGAGGAGCGCGGTGATCCGGCGGCCGCGGCCGAACGGGTCTACGCCGGGGATACCTACATCCGGGCGGCCGCCGACGCCCACGACCTGCGCGCCTTCCCGCGGGCGGTGGACTGGCTGGAGGATGAGGGCTTCCCGATCTGGCGCGAGGCGCTCTACGCGCCGCTGTGGCGGGCGGTCCAGGCGTACACGGAGGACGGCGATGGGCACGGCTGA